A window of Equus caballus isolate H_3958 breed thoroughbred chromosome 10, TB-T2T, whole genome shotgun sequence contains these coding sequences:
- the PM20D2 gene encoding xaa-Arg dipeptidase has product MKPGEERPVEGGVCAVVSELELLKLRAAERIDEAAERLGALSRAIWSEPELAYEEHRAHRALTCFFEREPPAASWAVQAHYQLATAFRAEWEPPGAGAASRPLHLGFLCEYDALPGIGHACGHNLIAEVGAAAALGVKGALEGLRGPPPPVKVVVLGTPAEEDGGGKIDLIEAGAFKNLDVVFMAHPSQENAAYLPDAAEHDVTVKYYGKASHAAAYPWEGVNALDAAVLAYNNLSVLRQQLKPTWRAHGIIKNGGVKPNIIPSYSELIYYFRAPSMKELRVLTKKAEECFRAAALATGCTVEIKGGTHDYYNVLPNKSLWKAYVENGKKLGIEFISEDAMLKGPSGSTDFGNVSFVVPGIHPYFYIGSNALNHTEQYTEAAGSQEAQFYTLRTAKALAMTALDVIFKPELLERIREDFKLKLQEEEFFNTVE; this is encoded by the exons ATGAAACCCGGAGAGGAGCGGCCCGTGGAGGGCGGCGTCTGCGCCGTTGTGTCCGAGCTGGAGCTGCTGAAGCTGCGCGCCGCGGAGCGCATCGACGAGGCGGCCGAGCGCCTGGGGGCCCTGAGCCGCGCCATCTGGAGCGAGCCCGAGCTGGCCTACGAGGAGCACCGTGCCCACCGCGCGCTGACGTGCTTCTTCGAGCGCGAGCCCCCGGCCGCCTCGTGGGCGGTGCAGGCGCACTACCAGCTGGCCACGGCCTTCCGCGCCGAGTGGGAGCCGCCGGGGGCCGGGGCGGCGTCGCGCCCGCTGCACCTGGGCTTCCTCTGCGAGTACGACGCGCTGCCCGGCATCGGGCACGCCTGCGGCCACAATCTGATCGCCGAGGTCGGGGCGGCGGCCGCGCTGGGCGTGAAGGGGGCTCTGGAGGGCCTCCGCGGGCCGCCTCCGCCGGTGAAG GTAGTTGTCCTGGGAACCCCTGCAGAAGAAGATGGTGGTGGCAAAATTGATTTAATTGAAGCAGgggcttttaaaaatcttgatgtTGTTTTTATGGCCCATCCATCCCAAGAGAATGCTGCTTACCTACCTGATGCGGCTGAGCATGA tgtgaCTGTGAAATACTATGGAAAAGCGTCTCATGCTGCTGCTTATCCCTGGGAAGGAGTGAATGCATTGGATGCTGCTGTTCTCGCCTACAACAATCTGTCTGTGTTAAGACAGCAACTGAAACCAACCTGGAGAGCTCACG gTATAATAAAAAATGGTGGTGTAAAACCTAATATCATTCCCTCTTATTCGGAATTAATCTATTACTTCCGTGCACCCTCAATGAAAGAACTTCGAGTTTTGACCAAAAAGGCAGAAGAGTGCTTCAGAGCTGCAGCGTTGGCCACCGGGTGCACG GTAGAAATTAAAGGTGGAACACATGATTATTACAATGTTCTTCCCAATAAGAGTCTATGGAAAGCTTatgttgaaaatggaaaaaagctgGGAATAGAATTCATTTCAGAAGATGCAATGTTGAAAGGCCCTTCAG GATCTACTGATTTCGGAAATGTTTCTTTTGTGGTTCCTGGGATTCATCCATATTTTTACATTGGATCTAATGCCTTGAATCATACAGAACAATATACTGAAGCTGCAG GATCACAAGAAGCTCAGTTCTACACTTTGCGTACCGCCAAAGCTCTGGCAATGACTGCACTAGATGTTATTTTTAAACCAGAATTGCTAGAAAGAATTAGAGAGGACTTTAAATTGAAACTTCAAGAAGAAGAGTTCTTCAATACAGTAGAATAA